The Flavobacterium sp. 140616W15 sequence CACATGAAGAAATAGGTGTTTTACCTGGTAAAATTGAGGTTATAAAGGCATTTACGCCCACTTATATTCCACCAAGTAATTTTATTGTACATCCTTTTTGGGAATTTGTAAAGAAGAAATTCATTTTCGGCCAGATCCAAGAGAGGTAGCCGATATTATAGAGTTGCCACTTTCAGTTTTTTTGGATGATGAAATTGTTATTGAAACTATTTTATCAACTTCGTATGCAACAAATATTACAGTACCTGCTTTTAAAATAGAAAATCAAATTGTATGGGGAGCAACTGCGATGATATTGAGTGAGTTAAAAGAAGTTTTGAAAGAGAATATTGTAGATTAATTGAACGCTAAAGTAGGGGGTGTTATTTGCTTTAAAAGAATTTTTATACCTATATAATTCATATTCCATTAACTCTTTTTTACTTTTATTTTATATATAAAAGGTTCTTTTGTTTGATATATAGGTAGTTGCGATTTCCTGTGCTGGAGTGACTGTTAGTGAGAAATACAAGAATAAATTTCGTAAGTTTGTCTTTCTAATTTTCAAAATAACACATAAATTTATGGGATTGTTTAAAAGAAATCCTTTTGGCCATATACTATTTATAAAAAAATGGTTAATTCGAATTTTTGGTGCAATTACACACAGACGTTATCGAGGTTTTAACGAATTGCAAATCGAGGGTTCAGAAATTATAAGAAGTTTACCAGATACTAATGTCCTTTTCATATCCAATCATCAGACTTACTTTGCTGATGTTGTAGCTATGTTCCACGTTTTTAACGCAAGTTTGAGCGGGAGAGCGGATAATATTAAAAATGTAGGTTACTTATGGCAACCCAAGATGAATATCTATTATGTTGCCGCTAAAGAAACCATGAGAGCTGGTTTGTTGCCAAGAATTTTATCCTATGTTGGAGCAATAAGTGTAGAACGTACTTGGAGAGCTAAAGGTGTTGATGTTACCGAAAAAAGAGATGTAAATCCTAATGATACCGAAAATATAAAAATTGCTCTTAATGATGGATGGGTGATTACGTTTCCACAAGGAACTACGAAGTCATTCAAACCAGTTCGCAAAGGAACTGCGCATATTATTAAAGAGCATAGACCGGTTGTTGTTCCAATTGTAATTGATGGCTTCCGTCGTTCTTTTGATAAAAAAGGATTGCGAATGAAAAAGAAAGGAATTTTACAATCGTTTATAATTAAAGAACCACTTGCTATTGATTATGATAATGATACAATTGATGAAATTGTAGAAAAAGTAGAATATGCCATTGAGCAACATCCTTCATTTTTAAAAGTTATTCCAGCAGAAGAACTAAAATTAGAAGAAGAATTGAATAAAATGCGTAGATGGGGGTATTAGTTTTCTGTATAAATATAATTTTCTAAAAAGGGAGCTGTAAAATATATTTTACAGCTCCCCTTTTTTATTTTAAATGTATTTCTTAACCTTTGAGCCTTTGTGGCTCTGTTCTAAAATGTTGTGATTATAAATCAATCTTTTTAAGTTCTTTATAATTGTCATACAATCTTCGGAGTAGCGTGCCGTATACAAGTCTGTAGAAACACCATACTAAACCTAATGATATAAGGGTAACTAGAAGTAAAATACATATTACCATTAGCATTACTGTGCCGTTGGTTGCAATTTTCTCTTTAAGGTAGTTCATCTCGGGACTTGAGAAAGCAATAAAGAAGCTTATAATTGAACTAAAAACTACCATTGCCAAATTATACCAAACATAGTATTGAACCGTTTTACGAGTTTTTAAGATGCTACTCATTAATAATTTAGTAGATTTTGTAGTCGATATAGTAGTGTAGTTTTTATAGAAAAAATACACGAAAATTAGTACTACAATATAATTAAAGTTTGTTATCACTTCAAGATATAGTATGTATTCAGGATGATTGATTTGTTTTAAGAAATCATCAATGCTAAATACGAAATTTGATGCAGTCCAAAATAATATTTCTAGAAGACTTATAACCAAGATCCATTTTACAATCGATGAAGATTTTTTGTGAATCATATTATAAATTTCTACCTCAGATACTTGCTGAAAAGTATCTGCAGTTTTATTCCAATCTTTTTTAGTAAATCCAGCTCTTTCATATTTATTTTAAGGATTTAATATTTTTTTAAGTTTCCCTTTAATTCTGTTCATTTTCACTCGTGCGTTAACTTCACTAATTCCCAAAGTTTCAGCAATCTCTTGATAATCTTTATCTTCTAGATACATAAAAATCAATGCTTTTTCGATATCGTTTAGTTGGTAAACGGCTTTGTACATTAACTTAATCTGTTCCTCTTCTTCATAGTTGTAATCAACTTCTTTTATAAAATGTTGGTGATTTTCAAACTCTACAGTTGCTATCGAACGCTTTGTTTTTCGATATAACGTAATAGCGGTGTTTAGCGCGACTCGATAAGTCCAAGTAGAAAATTTGCTATCACCTCTAAATTTTGGATATGCTTTCCATAACTGAATCGTAATTTCTTGAAACAAATCCTTGTGAGCATCTTGGTTAGCAGTATATAATCTACAAATTTTGTGGATTATATTCTGGTTTGCCTGCAATTGCACAACAAATGAATGTTCTAAATTATCGTTCATATTGTATTAGTAGTATTAATGCCGATTTTGTTACAGTTTTTATTGCTTAAAGAAAAAAATTATAGTTCTTTCTCTTTGTAGTAATTAATCATTAAATCAACAAATTTACTATAGCTATCCATGCCATCTTTTTGCTGATTCATTTTCAGGAAATTGTCATAAAAAATATGAAAACCAGTTTCGATAAAAGTTTCATATTGCTTCCAGAAATCTTGGCTCTCTTTATAATTATTTAGAATTCCAGGGTGAACGGTTTTTACTATTTGGTTAAATAATTTTTCATCTTTTGCCCTTAAAATTCCTAAACAATAACGTAAAGCCATGCTATAGCCAGAATATTGTATGTATAAATTGTCGTTTTTTACAGAAGCCAAGAATCCTATAAAATTGCATTCACTCTCGCTAGCATAACCCATTTGGTGTGCCATTTCATGGTTCGCAGTCATCGGAAAGCTGTACATCGGACCAAGATTGTTTACTTGGGCTTCATTGGTAAATGGATTTAAATAACCGCCAAATCCCATATAGGTAAGAGGCAGACTGAAAAGCGATTTTTTTACACTTAAATGCGAATAGGTAAAATAAGGGTGCTCGGTTGCGAGATTATTATACCCATTTACATTCATTTTAAAAATCTGCTCTTGCGAATATGGAGATGTAACTTTGAGGTTGTTGTTTTTAGTTATTTGAGATTGAATTGAATTCGTTTTTGTGATTAGTTTTTTTGTAAAATCTAATAAATCGGCATCGGAATATTCTCTTTGTATTCCCATTTTTTCAAATAAAGGCACTCGGTAATAATTAAAAGCCCAAAGAAAATGGAATAGAAAATAGAATACCGAAAGATAACTTAAGATAGCCAAGATGTTATCCTTCCATAATAATTTCCATGATTTTCGTTTTAACCAAAGCCATCTTAAAAATAATACGATCAAGACAAAATAGATACAATCACCTATAGAAAAAGGAATCCATCCGAGTATGATTCTTGAAAAAGAAGCGATTTTTAAATATAATGCAGTACTGTAGTGTTTTTCGATGAATTCAGGAAAAAATGGAATAATCTTTAAAATAATGATTTGCAATAGTAAGAATAAGGGAAGAATGTATTTTCGTTTCACGGTTTTGCTTTTGGGTTAAAAATAATAATTAAAATAGTAGTTGACTTTCTTTTTTGTAAATTTGTTAATTAATAAAAGGAAAAATGACACAAATCACTTTAAATATTCCAGATGATGAATTGTCTTTCTTTATGCAGTTAATAGAGAAATTTAATTATGAAACTGTAATTAATGAATTTTCTGTAACTGAAGAAATGAAAAGTTTGTTAGATGAAAGAAGATCAACTTCAAAAGCTGATGATTTTCTTCCTTGGAATGAAGCAAAAAAACAATTACGTTTTAAATCTGGAAAATGATTTTTGAAGTTGTAATTGAACCAAGAGCAATTCTTGATATACAAGATGCGATTGATTATTATGAATCTAAGCAAAGTGGATTAGGAGAATATTTTTATCAAGTAATTGATGATCATATAGAAATATTGACTAGAAATCCTTTCTTTCAAATTAGATATAAAGATTATCACGGTGTCCCTACGAAAAAATTCCCTTTCATTATTTTTTATTTCATCGATGAAAAGTTGAAAACAATTTATATTCTATCTGTTTTTAATACATCGTTAAAACCTTCAAAATACCCAAAGTGATATTTTAATTCATAATATTTCTGGTGAAAATTTTAAAATAGTTTCCCCGCGAAAAAGAATTTAAACTTTGTAACTTTGAGATCTGAAAATGTTAAACTTCAAACAAAACATAATGAGTCAAGAAATAAGAAATTTAGAACCAAAAGAACTTTGGAATAAGTTTGCCGATTTGAATGCAGTACCACGTCCATCTAAAAAAGAAGAGCGTGTTATTGAGTTCATGAAAAACTTCGGTACTAGTTTAGGATTAGAAACTTTTGAGGATGAAATTCGTAATGTAATTATCCGTAAACCAGCTACTCCAGGAATGGAAAATCGTAAAGCTATTGTTTTACAAGGGCATTTGGATATGGTACATCAAAAAAATGCCGATACGGTTTTTGATTTTGATACCCAGGGAATAGATATGTATGTTGATGGGGATTGGGTTCGTGCTCGCGGAACTACACTTGGTGCAGACAATGGACTTGGAGTTGCAACAATAATGGCAATTTTAGAAAGTAAAGACATTCCACATCCTGCAATAGAAGCGTTGTTTACAATCGACGAAGAAACAGGAATGACAGGAGCGTTAAATCTAAAAGGAGGAATTCTTCAAGGTCAGATTTTATTGAATTTAGATACTGAAGAAGATGATGAAATTGATATTGGTTGTGCAGGAGGAATTGATGTAACTGCTACAAGAACATATAATGAAGAAGATGTTCCAGAAGGTTCAGTTGGACATATTATTACTGTAAAAGGACTTAAAGGAGGTCACTCGGGGATGGATATTCATAAAGGGTTGGGTAATGCCAATAAAATTATGAACCGTTTGTTGTTTGATGCTTTTGAAAATTTCGGATTGCAAGTAGTTGAGATTAACGGAGGAAGTTTGCGTAATGCAATTCCGAGAGAAAGTGTAGCGAAAGTAATCATATCAGAGATGTTTGATGAAGCTTACATTTTTGACATGCAAGAAATTATCAATGATATTAAAACGGAGTTTAAAACGACTGAACCAAATCTTACGATAGAAATCGTTAAATGCGATTTGCCTGAAAAAGTAATGGATTTAGGAGTTCAAGAAGGTATCATTCGTGCAATTTATGCTGCTCATAATGGAGTTTACAGAATGAGTGCTGATATGGCAGACTTAGTTGAAACTTCGAACAATATTGCTCGTGTTATAGTAAAAGATGGTGAAATTAAGATTGGATGTCTAACGCGTTCTTCTGTTGAAACATCTAAATTTGATTTGGCTAACTCATTGCGTTCAGCATTTGAACTAGTAGGTTGTGAGGTAGAACTTTCAGGAAGTTATCCAGGTTGGACACCAAATGTAAACTCTGAAATATTAGATGTTCTAGTTGGTATCTACGAAAAACAAAATAACGAAAAGCCAAAAGTTGTGGCTTGTCATGCAGGTTTAGAATGTGGTATTTTAGGGACTAATTATCCAGATATGGATATGATTTCTTTTGGACCAACAATTCATGGAGCACATTCACCGGACGAAAGAGCAAGTATTTCATCTGCTCAAAAATATTGGAAATTTGTTTTAGAGATTCTTTCTAATATTCCAGTAAAGTAATAAAGTTGACAGTCGCAGTTTTCGGTAAGCAGTTTTAACTGAGTACTGAAAACTGTGACTGAATACTAAAAATTAGTCTCTTTTAGGACTGTTTTTCTTTTCTCTCTTTTCCTCTTTCTTTTCTTTTGCAGTTTTAAGAGGTTCTTTTTTTTGTGTTTTCTTAGCGTCTTGACTCTTTGCCATGATATTCTAGTTTAGTTAATTTCTTATTATATAAAAGTAAATATAGTAACTATTTTTAGAAGATTACTCTTAATCAGCTATTAAAGCATATCAATTCAAGTTTATTATTTAGAGGGCTGTCTGTATACTTCAATGGAGTCTTTTGCCAGTCGAATTTTGAGCCACGATTTTAATTTATGATTCATTTCTTTGTCTAATTCTTTCTTGCTTTGATATAAAACAATAGGTATTATTTTGGTGTTTTGCGCATTTTTATAAGAGTAATTTCCAATAACTAATGATGATATGTAAGGGAAAAGCACTTTAGATTCGTCAGTAATTTGTTCATTGTTGAATTGATATTCAGCTAGTTGTTCGCGTAAGCTGTTAATTAAAATGTCTTTTTTATCGACTAGGTCTTTGCTAGAGTTCATCTTGTTGAGGATGTCCCGACTTATATTAAAAGTATCTTGTTGAATTAATAGTTGGGTATTTGGTAGATTATAGTCAATTAGTTTTTTATTTAAATTGCTAATTTCTTCGTTGTTAAATTTTTTAGATAAAAATGCAAGTTCTATCTTTTTAGGATTACTATTGTATTCTATCTTTTTGTATATTATTGGATAATCATGATCTGTGAACTCTTTTTTAATGAAAATTTCAGTCTTTAAACGATAGCTTTTTTCAACAAAAAGCTGATACGCAAAATAGATACTTGGTAAAATCATTAGCATGATAAGTATAGTGATACCGTATTTTACTTGTTTTTCATGTTTTGTATCTAATTGTTGAGTAACAGGGTATTTCAGGAATTTTACGATTATAAAAGTTGCAATACAAATAAACACACAGTTTATAGCGTATAGATACATGGCTCCTAAAAAATAACCGATGTTTCCTAAAGCTAAGCTATATCCAGCAGTGCATAATGGAGGCATTAAAGCTGTTGCTATTGCAACACCAGGAATTGGATTTCCTTTTTCGACCCTTGTTACTGCAATAACGCCAACTAAACCGCCAAAAAAGGCGATTAATATATCATATATATTTGGAGAAGTTCTGGCTAAAAGCTCTGATTGTGCTTCTTTAAAAGGGCTTGCGTAGAAATATAAAGTAGAGATTGCTAAACTTACAAATGTAGCAATTAGAAGGTTTTTTATAGACTTCTTTACTAATTCAAAGTCATACATACCTAGTCCGAAACCTGCTCCGACAATTGGTCCCATGAGAGGTGAAATTAACATAGCGCCAATTATTACTGCTGTTGAGTTAACATTTAAACCAACGGATGCAATTAGTATTGCGCAGGCTAATATCCATAAGTTAGAACCTCTAAAAGATATGGAACTAGTGATGTTCTCAATTACTTTTCTTTTGTTTTCTTCTCCTTTATGAAGATCTATAAAGTTTAGGACTTTGTTTATTTCTTTTTTCATTTACAAAGGAGTTTTCAGAACGTTAAATTACAAATTTTATATCAGAATGTTTCTATGGATGTGCGTTGTTGTGCCAAAAAAAATCCTCAGCTACTTTTAGTAGTGAGGATCGTTTTTTTATATTTTTAAAGGACTAGTTACGTTTAAGGATTTTATATTGTTCATAACAACCGCTTATTGCATCCATTATTTGTAAATCGTTTGCGCCTTGTATGAATGAATCAGAATAGTTGCAACGTTTTAAAATCTCAGGAATTTCATCTTTGCTTACTCCAAGTAATACGGCTACGGTTTCTCTGTCAAATTTTGATTCTAATAGATTACGAACAGTATCGTCTTTTTTCATTTCCTTAAGCTTCTTTAATTCTTTAGGGTTTTTTCCGAAAAAATTATAAAGTACATCGGCTGGATTAAAGATAGATCCCAGTACTTTACCAAAAGCATTAGGGGAGTACTCTCCTGCTTCATATCCCTGAGTTAATCCTGATATGCTATAACGGTAGTTTTCTTTTGAAGGAATAAGTTTTGAGTCAACTTCTAGATATCCAGTTAAATTAAAAGGTCTTATTACAACTTCTTCAAGTGCAATTGCTTTTTCTGTAAGCTGAATTTTAGTGACTTTGTTTTTTATCCAGTCATTAGTAACACGTATTCTTAAGGATTGAAATCCTAAAATAGAGAAGTGTAAGGTATCGTTTGGCTGAACATCAATTTCAAAATATCCTTTTGCATCAGATGTAGCACCTCTTACTTTGTTAAGATTGATGATGTTTACGCTAGATAAAGGGAGTTTTGTGTTGTCGTTAACAATGTAACCAGATACGCGTTGAGGATGCTCTTTGTCTTGAGAAAACGCTGCTGTGGATAGTACTAAAAATAAGAAGACTACAAAATATTTCATAAACTGATTTAAAACTCTAAAAGTAGTAATCAGGATTGAATATTTTGTAGTCTTCTGGTATAATTATCAGAAAATTAACAAAGAGAATTAATCTCTTCTTGGTCTTCTTGGTCTTGATGAATCGCCAAAGCTTTCAGAACGTCTAGGAGCTCTGTCTGAACCACCTTCATTTCTTGGAGCAGAGCTTCTGAAACCACCTTCTCTTGGAGCGGAGTTTCTGTCGCTTCTAAAGCCACCTTCTCTTGGAGCAGAGTTTCTGTCGCTTCTAAATCCTCCTCCAGAACCTTCTCTTCTTGGACCAGAACTTCTTCCGCCACCGAAACCACCACCAGAATTTCTTCCGTTATGGTCACGTCTTCCACCACCGTCATTTTTAGAAATTTCAACATTAATTCTACGTCCTTCTAATTGAACGTTGTTTAATACTTCCATTACTTTATCAGTGTGCTCAGGGTCAGTGTTAAAGAAAGAGAAACCTTCTTTTACATCTACTTTGAAAACGTCATCACGACCTAAGTCTAATGTTTCTTTCAAGTAATCTTTTAATGACATCCAATCAAAATTGTCTCTTGATCCGATGTTAACAAAGTATCTAGTTGCTCCACCATTGTTGTTAGGTCTTGCAGCACCATCTCTGTCATCACGTCTGTCAGAACCAGATGATTGATTAGAGATATCTCTGTTCTTTTTGTAATAAGCAATAAAACGGTTAAATTCAACAGAAACCATTTTCTTGATTAATTCTTCTTTTGTAAGTCCTTCTAAAACATTGTTAATAGCAGGAAGATAGTTGTCAATTTCGTGATCAACTTCAGTATCTTTAATCTTATTAGCTAAGTGTAATAATTGAATTTCGCAAATTTCGATTCCAGAAGGAATTGTTTTTTCTTCAAATTTTTGTTTGATGATTCTTTCAATTGAAGAAATTTTACGTAATTCACTTTTAGTAACAATTACGATAGAAGTTCCTAATTTTCCAGCTCTACCAGTACGTCCAGAACGGTGATTGTATGTTTCAATCTCGTCAGGTAATTGGTAGTTTACAACGTGAGTTACGTTATCAACATCAATTCCACGTGCAGCAACGTCAGTAGCAACAAGCATCTGAATTTGTCTTCCACGGAAAGATTTCATTACGCCATCACGTTGTGCTTGAGATAAATCTCCGTGCAACGCGGCTGCGCTATATCCATCTTCAATTAATTTTTCGGCAACGGCCTGAGTATCTCTCTTAGTACGACAGAAAACTACAGAGAAAATGTCTGGATTAGCATCAGCTAAACGTTTTAAAGCCTCGTAACGGTCACGTGCATTTACTAAGTAAAATTCGTGAGATACAGTTGAAGAACCTGAGTTTTTAGCTCCAACAGTAATTTCTAATGGGTCATGCATGAATTGTTTTGCAATTCTAGCAACTTCTTGTGGCATAGTTGCAGAGAACAACCATGTGCTTTTTTCGTCTGGAGATGTAGATAAGATATTTACGATATCTTCGTAGAATCCCATGTTCAACATTTCGTCAGCCTCATCAAGAACGCAATAGTTGATTTGAGAAATGTTTACCAATCCTCTGTTAATCATATCTTGCATTCTACCTGGAGTAGCCACAATAATTTGTGCTCCTCTTTTTATGTCTCTAGCTTGTTCTGTAATACTTGCACCACCGTAAACAGCTACTACGTTAATACCTTTTTCGTATTTAGAGTAGTTTTTAATTTCGTTAGTAATTTGCAAACAAAGCTCGCGGGTTGGAGATAAAATTAATGCTTGTGTATTTCTATTGTTGGCATCAATTTTCTGAATTAGCGGAAAACCAAAAGCTGCCGTTTTCCCTGTCCCTGTCTGAGCCAACGCAACCATATCTGTGTCTTTTTCCAATAATAGGGGAATCGCTTTCTCCTGTACTTCGGTCGGATTTTCAAATCCTAGATCTAAAATCGCCTTCAGTAACGATTCACTCAATCCTAATTGTTCAAATTTATTCATATGTATTTTTAAAATAGGGTGCAAAATTACTGTTAATTATTCAGATAAACTAATGCTATTTTAAGAATTGTGTATTTATTATGATTTGATTATCAAATAGTTATATTTATGCTTTGCAATTATGTAGTCATTTTTTTAGAAATTGAAGCAAAAAAACGTCTTGAAATTTAAAATTTGTACTATAAAATGTTGCATTTTAAACAATTATTAAATTATGTTCAGAAATTCGATAAGTTGTTGCGTTGCTTTTGCACGATGGCTAATTTTATTTTTGATGGTTAAAGGTAATTCTGCAAACGTTTCCTCATATCCTTCAGGCTGAAAAATTGGATCATAACCAAAGCCTTGATTTCCTTTTTTATTATGAGTAATTGTTCCGTTGGCAATCCCTGTAAATAAATGTTGCTTTCCGTTAAGATTCAATGCAATTACAGTTTTAAAATGAGCATTACGATTAGTAGCATCATTTAATCCTTCTAAAACTTTATTCATATTATCATCAGAGTCACGTTGCTCTCCAGCATATCTAGCTGAATAAACTCCGGGTTCATCATTTAAAGCATATATTTCAAGTCCGGTATCATCAGCAAAACAATCGTAGCCATATTTTTCAGTTACATAATCGGCTTTAAGGATGGCATTTCCCTCAATAGTATCTGCAGTTTCTGGTATGTCTTCATGGCAGCCGATATCTTCAAGGCTTAGTATTTTTATGCTGCCATTGAGTATGCTCTGTATTTCGAGAATTTTATTTTTATTATTAGAAGCGAAAACTAGATTCATTATATAATAGGTGTATAATTAAAAAATATGTTTACACAAAGTTACAATGTTTTAAGTGAATTTTGACTTTGCAGTTTTTATGGAGTTATTGAATCTTAGTTAAAGTTCAAAACCAAGATAGTAAGGAATTTTAGTTTCACGCAAAATAATCCCAAACTTGTCATTTCGAGGAACGAGAAATCTCCGCAAGAAACTAACTCACAGTATTTTCCTTAAATTATCGAGCTACTCGTGAAGATTTCTCGTTCCTCGAAATGACAAAAATGCACACACCAACTTTAAACTTGAGCTTTAATCGAAGTTCCTTATACCCTTGGTTCAAAACTTTGGCAAAGGTGCTCAAAGGTATTACCAACACAATATTTAACCCACCGATTGTAAGTATTGTGTATGAAATGGAATTAGATTATGTTTGAATGAATAATTCATTAACTCAACTAAAAAGAAATGATTAAGAAAATAACTCAAATTTTATTTACTCTTGCTATTGTATTGTTATTAGTAAGTTGTAAAAATACTAAGCAAAAACTTCAAGAGTATGTTGCTACTTATAATAGTACTGCAGCAACTTTTAAAGGTGAGCACGTAACACTTACTACTGCTAGAGGTTATATAAACGATAACAAAGTTGAACTGCGTTTTGAAACTAATCTACCAGAAAATGATTC is a genomic window containing:
- a CDS encoding DUF3810 domain-containing protein: MKRKYILPLFLLLQIIILKIIPFFPEFIEKHYSTALYLKIASFSRIILGWIPFSIGDCIYFVLIVLFLRWLWLKRKSWKLLWKDNILAILSYLSVFYFLFHFLWAFNYYRVPLFEKMGIQREYSDADLLDFTKKLITKTNSIQSQITKNNNLKVTSPYSQEQIFKMNVNGYNNLATEHPYFTYSHLSVKKSLFSLPLTYMGFGGYLNPFTNEAQVNNLGPMYSFPMTANHEMAHQMGYASESECNFIGFLASVKNDNLYIQYSGYSMALRYCLGILRAKDEKLFNQIVKTVHPGILNNYKESQDFWKQYETFIETGFHIFYDNFLKMNQQKDGMDSYSKFVDLMINYYKEKEL
- a CDS encoding DUF389 domain-containing protein, whose amino-acid sequence is MKKEINKVLNFIDLHKGEENKRKVIENITSSISFRGSNLWILACAILIASVGLNVNSTAVIIGAMLISPLMGPIVGAGFGLGMYDFELVKKSIKNLLIATFVSLAISTLYFYASPFKEAQSELLARTSPNIYDILIAFFGGLVGVIAVTRVEKGNPIPGVAIATALMPPLCTAGYSLALGNIGYFLGAMYLYAINCVFICIATFIIVKFLKYPVTQQLDTKHEKQVKYGITILIMLMILPSIYFAYQLFVEKSYRLKTEIFIKKEFTDHDYPIIYKKIEYNSNPKKIELAFLSKKFNNEEISNLNKKLIDYNLPNTQLLIQQDTFNISRDILNKMNSSKDLVDKKDILINSLREQLAEYQFNNEQITDESKVLFPYISSLVIGNYSYKNAQNTKIIPIVLYQSKKELDKEMNHKLKSWLKIRLAKDSIEVYRQPSK
- a CDS encoding carboxypeptidase-like regulatory domain-containing protein — encoded protein: MKYFVVFLFLVLSTAAFSQDKEHPQRVSGYIVNDNTKLPLSSVNIINLNKVRGATSDAKGYFEIDVQPNDTLHFSILGFQSLRIRVTNDWIKNKVTKIQLTEKAIALEEVVIRPFNLTGYLEVDSKLIPSKENYRYSISGLTQGYEAGEYSPNAFGKVLGSIFNPADVLYNFFGKNPKELKKLKEMKKDDTVRNLLESKFDRETVAVLLGVSKDEIPEILKRCNYSDSFIQGANDLQIMDAISGCYEQYKILKRN
- a CDS encoding type II toxin-antitoxin system RelE/ParE family toxin; the protein is MIFEVVIEPRAILDIQDAIDYYESKQSGLGEYFYQVIDDHIEILTRNPFFQIRYKDYHGVPTKKFPFIIFYFIDEKLKTIYILSVFNTSLKPSKYPK
- a CDS encoding RNA polymerase sigma factor gives rise to the protein MNDNLEHSFVVQLQANQNIIHKICRLYTANQDAHKDLFQEITIQLWKAYPKFRGDSKFSTWTYRVALNTAITLYRKTKRSIATVEFENHQHFIKEVDYNYEEEEQIKLMYKAVYQLNDIEKALIFMYLEDKDYQEIAETLGISEVNARVKMNRIKGKLKKILNP
- a CDS encoding non-canonical purine NTP diphosphatase, with translation MNLVFASNNKNKILEIQSILNGSIKILSLEDIGCHEDIPETADTIEGNAILKADYVTEKYGYDCFADDTGLEIYALNDEPGVYSARYAGEQRDSDDNMNKVLEGLNDATNRNAHFKTVIALNLNGKQHLFTGIANGTITHNKKGNQGFGYDPIFQPEGYEETFAELPLTIKNKISHRAKATQQLIEFLNII
- a CDS encoding aminoacyl-histidine dipeptidase, whose translation is MSQEIRNLEPKELWNKFADLNAVPRPSKKEERVIEFMKNFGTSLGLETFEDEIRNVIIRKPATPGMENRKAIVLQGHLDMVHQKNADTVFDFDTQGIDMYVDGDWVRARGTTLGADNGLGVATIMAILESKDIPHPAIEALFTIDEETGMTGALNLKGGILQGQILLNLDTEEDDEIDIGCAGGIDVTATRTYNEEDVPEGSVGHIITVKGLKGGHSGMDIHKGLGNANKIMNRLLFDAFENFGLQVVEINGGSLRNAIPRESVAKVIISEMFDEAYIFDMQEIINDIKTEFKTTEPNLTIEIVKCDLPEKVMDLGVQEGIIRAIYAAHNGVYRMSADMADLVETSNNIARVIVKDGEIKIGCLTRSSVETSKFDLANSLRSAFELVGCEVELSGSYPGWTPNVNSEILDVLVGIYEKQNNEKPKVVACHAGLECGILGTNYPDMDMISFGPTIHGAHSPDERASISSAQKYWKFVLEILSNIPVK
- a CDS encoding DEAD/DEAH box helicase, whose translation is MNKFEQLGLSESLLKAILDLGFENPTEVQEKAIPLLLEKDTDMVALAQTGTGKTAAFGFPLIQKIDANNRNTQALILSPTRELCLQITNEIKNYSKYEKGINVVAVYGGASITEQARDIKRGAQIIVATPGRMQDMINRGLVNISQINYCVLDEADEMLNMGFYEDIVNILSTSPDEKSTWLFSATMPQEVARIAKQFMHDPLEITVGAKNSGSSTVSHEFYLVNARDRYEALKRLADANPDIFSVVFCRTKRDTQAVAEKLIEDGYSAAALHGDLSQAQRDGVMKSFRGRQIQMLVATDVAARGIDVDNVTHVVNYQLPDEIETYNHRSGRTGRAGKLGTSIVIVTKSELRKISSIERIIKQKFEEKTIPSGIEICEIQLLHLANKIKDTEVDHEIDNYLPAINNVLEGLTKEELIKKMVSVEFNRFIAYYKKNRDISNQSSGSDRRDDRDGAARPNNNGGATRYFVNIGSRDNFDWMSLKDYLKETLDLGRDDVFKVDVKEGFSFFNTDPEHTDKVMEVLNNVQLEGRRINVEISKNDGGGRRDHNGRNSGGGFGGGRSSGPRREGSGGGFRSDRNSAPREGGFRSDRNSAPREGGFRSSAPRNEGGSDRAPRRSESFGDSSRPRRPRRD
- a CDS encoding 1-acyl-sn-glycerol-3-phosphate acyltransferase; this translates as MGLFKRNPFGHILFIKKWLIRIFGAITHRRYRGFNELQIEGSEIIRSLPDTNVLFISNHQTYFADVVAMFHVFNASLSGRADNIKNVGYLWQPKMNIYYVAAKETMRAGLLPRILSYVGAISVERTWRAKGVDVTEKRDVNPNDTENIKIALNDGWVITFPQGTTKSFKPVRKGTAHIIKEHRPVVVPIVIDGFRRSFDKKGLRMKKKGILQSFIIKEPLAIDYDNDTIDEIVEKVEYAIEQHPSFLKVIPAEELKLEEELNKMRRWGY